Part of the Spea bombifrons isolate aSpeBom1 chromosome 3, aSpeBom1.2.pri, whole genome shotgun sequence genome, cagagCTTTTGGCATACAAAGAAGAATGGATCCAGCCCCAAAATACCTTACCAacgattaatgcatattaaagtacataggaCCTACTtgaatattttggggttttgtttacgtgaaagaaaaggaataaaCACCTGCTGGAGACACTGCGGCTCCAGAGCTGTTCAATGGAACGCATCTCCAGCAAGGCAAAAAGCTGAGGGCAGGGAAACAGCGCAAACGAGTTCTGATTAATCGCTCTATGCTTTTgcataaaaaacaggaaaataataggTGACCCTCGGCTATCACAAACATCAAAAGACATATCGTGGCTAGAGTTTAACTTTAACCAATCTAGACCTTAGTTGGGTTTTCTCCACACTGTCCATCTCTCATTGTAATgtagtgtaaaataatttaaccaacAAACTTTAAACAGAGTTTAAACACAGGTTTACTTTGAAtctacttaaaatacattttgtacctTTCACTTTCCTAGATTTCCTTTCAAGTCCTAGATTTTGCAGTtccatacactaaaacatatgCCACGATGTTTAAAGATTACAGATTTAAGACATTAATATATGCTTCAAAAAACTTCAAGGGGCAGGGAAATGACTAGATAATGCTGCCTGTTCCACAGTGAGACATAGATCTCAGCTTCCCTGAAGTAAACTAAATCACTACAAAATGAcactaataaaacaatgtatctcATTAGTTTATGAAACTGTTACTATATGGCCAACTGAGGAGAGTTCAAAGATTCCAATATACTGATATGAATTTTGAAACAGCTGCCTCAGCGAAAAAGCTGCAAGGGTAAATCAATGTCAGGTTTGAACAGTATCAATGTATCTATTACTTATACAGCTAAGCCATTCTCCTAGCCAGTTTTAGTGGCTTCCACCCTGCATACACACATAAGCCGCTGAAATGAATCTTTCTGCGTGACACATTTTTTCTACTCTGCAATCTTGTGGTGTGGTGAAAATGTCATTAGGATGTAAGCCCCAAAAGGTAGACCGGCATTAACATACAGGCAACCCTGGGCAGGGCACCTAGATGGTAGGGGCACCTCTGCCAAGATGTCTGTTGGATTAGTAAGGCGGTATACACGAGGAGGCTCCAAAACCAGAGTTAGCCACAATTGACTCAATGACCTGACTAAACTTTAATTGATCTTAATGgtgtaaaaccaaataaacacactggacaagtaaagcaaaaacaaaaccttataGCAAGGGTGTTTAACCCTCTCAATGCTGACCCAGTGACTTTGTCAAGTTCTGTGAATAATAGACTTAGAATTATAAGAGGCAAATGAGCCCAATTTCCGAGTTGCTGAGATCCTTGCATACTGTTAAGGGATTTCTGCCAAAGCAATAATTGGGCATTCAGTACTGTTCTGGGATCTCCACCAACTTAAATTAGAAACATGTGTCTGTCATTTTACACTTTAGATACCTCAGGTCTCTTTCTACAGTCCCTTTGGTCTAACTGCTGGTAAAGAGGTTTGGCTGCTCTCAAAGCAAACCCTTGTGGTTTCATTACGTGATATGGTCCTTACATGCATTTTGGCTCATaccctttattatcttttagtcAAGGACTGAATTGTGCCGCACAGATTTTTCTGACTACAACCAGATTTTATGGCTTAAAggatatgtaatttaatgtatatatatatagagagagagagagagaaagagagagataaatatatatatatatatatatatatatatatatatagtttaataagcTTCTCATAACCGTTATGTCAGTTCATCTTTATAAAAAGCAAGGTGCCCCTCCCCCGTAGGTGCTGGCATGTGCCCTGCTCTCCCTGTCATGACAGCAGtgctattgtgacatcatcagagcATAATAACCTCACACTGGGCGTGGAGCTTCAGTACTAGAGGAGACAGCAAGCTACTTGTAGTGACTGAACCTCCAGTAGTGCAAAGGATTAGTAAAGAGACtgacttttatttattcattttgacCCATTTCTCCTCCTGCTTTTGTGATCGCTGAGTGAGGCAAGTCAGGGCAGATATTGTCGCAAAAACAACTGACGAGATGGGGACAACACTAGGCCCCTGGGAATGGATGTGTACctgctgcaaaaccacatgTGGCCTATGCCGGCGTGCCTGCCCCTGCGCCTGTTCCTGCAACTGTCCTTGCTCCTGCAAGTGCCCCTGCAAGCGCAAGTGCCCCTGCGACTGCCCCTGCGACTGCCCGCGGGACTGCGACTGCCCTCGCGACTGCCCCTGTGACTGCTCCCGCGATTGCTTGTCAAACCTGTGCCCTGAAGAAGTGAAGGTCGAGGAAGTGAGCGCCGAGGATTACATTGACGAGGACAAAAAGGAGGTGAGAGCCCAACTCCGAGAGGACAACGCGGTGAAATCTTCTCTGAGGAGCTGTGGCGCCTTCACCTTTGGGTTGATTCTCACCGCCATGTATGCGGCCATCGTCCTCTTTGTGAAGAACTATAGCCTGAAGTACTGCATCGTGTCCTCAGTGGTCATCTGCATCCTCCTCACCCTCGGCATGGCCTTCTTCATGAAGATGCGGGTCACAGTGTTCCTTATGCTGCCCCAGCTCTTCTCAATTGAGGGCAAGACCATCGTGCTCCTGGTCGCCTTCTCGCTGGCCTTACAGGGACCTGCAGCCAACACCTTGgagaatttccggcgctcatctgAGTCCGTGTCCTGCGGCGTGGAACTGGCCATGAACCAGACCAAGGAGCtcctggaaaaagttaaaaggccgttAGTGAGTGCGCTGGATATTCTGAGGAACATCGGCCAGAGGCTGAAAGGAGTGGCCGATCGGGCCAGAAAGTTCTTCAAGACGGTGACAGACGGAGTGAAGCACATCGGACGCGTCCTGCGGAATGTGTGGCGTTTTATCGCCAATATCGGGGAGGTCTGTAACGAGGAACTGGAAGTTCCCTATCTAAAGTGCAGGAAAATATTTGACACGGCACGGAATCAGTGCTTCCAGGTGATGCCATTCTTGTCATTCCTGTGCTACATTGTGGACGCCTTCAAACCGCTGTGTGGACTGGCTAAAACCGCTACAATCCTATGCCTCCTGCCAAAGTATCTCCAGAAATATGTCCGAAAGCATGTGAAAAACCCCATCATCAACATGCTCCGCAACATCAAGGACAAGTTTGAGTTTAACGTGACGGTTATTCACGACTTCGACATAAACCTGAACTCCAGCAAGAGCATCAAGCAGGTGGCAGTCGGCATCATGAGCGAAGTGCAGAGCACACTGAACCCCTATCTGGATGTGCTCAGCATGTTCAGCTATTCAATGACATTTGTTTGCCTCTTCATCTACATCATGGCCGCTCGGTACCAGCGCAAGTACCTCTATGAAGATAACCACGACAATATCTACATAACGCGGTCCTTCATAGAGCTGGACGTGATGAGAGCCAAGCAAGGGCGCagaaccctcctgcccctttcCGCCAGAGAGGCCTACAACTTCATCCTGCCAGGTTCGCTTTACCTGACCAAACGTGAGAGGAAGGGATATTCTTTTGACATCATCAACGTCTTCCGAAATGTTCTGGTGGTCGCATTTATGATGGTGATGGACTTCATCATCTACTGGGTGCTGGACATGGTGTATTACCTGCTGCAAGCGGACGTGGTTGCCAGAGCTCCGGTGACGTTCTCTGTGCTGATCAACGGCTCCGGTTATGCCAGCGAAATCTTCTCCAATGTGGTGTCTGCGTTTGACATCCTTCAGAGAGGGAACTTGACAGTTTTGTCAAAGAAATGCCTAGTCGCTCCGTCCGCCCCAGACTTTAAAGGATACATACTCATAGGTTCAATGTATGGCCTGTGCTTCCTCATTGCGATATTTGGCGTCTACATACGGAGGCTGCAGCGCGTAATCTGTGCCTATTATTACCCATCCCGTGAGCAGGAGCGCATCTGTTTTCTTTACAACAACTTGATAACCAAACGCACAAACATTGAGGACTCCTTGATCAGGAGCGTGAGGATGAATGCAGAGGACGGGGGGCACTCTAGCTTCCTGCAGGTCCTGGCGGCAAAACTCCCCGGGTGCCGCTGGTTTGCCCAGCTGTTGGGCACCAATGAGCAGTACTGCATGGCATGTGCCAAGACAATCACTGGCAGCGAGGGGCAGGACTGCGTGGCCTGCATCACCCCAGGCTGTAAAGGGATGTACTGCAGGGGCTGCTTTGAGATCCTTAATAACATCTGCACAATTTGTATGGCTCCACTGGCATACTCTGAGGCTATCGAAGAGGAGGTCGACTCCAGTGACGAAGAACAGGTCCACCTCTGGATCGATGCCATGAAAACCATTAAGGctgaagagaaaggaaagaggaagaagctGAAAGAGGTTGTGAAGGATCGCCTCAAACAGGTTCTCCGTAGCCAGGGTAGCAGAGCAGCGTTAGGCGAGAAGCTCCTGGAGAAGTATAAGGAGGAGGTCCGTGGCAGGGAGGAAGATGAGAGCTCAGGAATCAGTGAGGTTGAATCCAGTGAGGACTCTGAAGATACAGATTTTGAATATCAGAACTCAACAGAGGACACTGACTCTTCAGATTCTGAGGACCACACGACCCCCCCATTCACAAAGTGGACAGAAGCACGAAGGAAGAGGGATCTGGTCACCCCCGCGCGGCAGAGGCCACCCAGGAGGAGAGGACGGCGGGCGGTGAAGAATGGAGGTGGAAACTAGAATGGAATTCAGAACTATACCCACCCCTTCTTCTACCTAAATTTCCTTTGTAATCCCTTCACCACCAAGTGAATCGGCTTGCATCCTGTTCCTGCTGGTTTAGACCACAGTTTTTTTGCGCCTTTCACTCTTAAATAAATTTTGACTTTGGGTTTGGGAAAACAAATAGCAGGtttcttttaagacattttaaatgttctttttttattatttttttagaaaacgaaCAAAAAAGGATTAATACTTCAGGTCTACTGTACGTATtcctttcaatatttaatgtccCCAGATGTGAGTCGTTACTGCCAACTGAATGCCCAATCCATTCTTATGACAAGCAGATCCAACAGAAGCTAGCACTTTAGGTCAGTATTGCTGACAGTAGATCGTCTATACCTGCTGAATACAGAACTAGACTGATGCATCATTTTCAAAGCCATTCGCATCTGGGAGGTATTTAGTTTTGCTGGCTTTAATCGCCAAATTCACAGGtttcagcatctctttaaatgtaatacttatattttaatgctaccaaaaaatatataatgggaaaactaaaaagaaagttACCCGAATGGTCAATTCCCGCATTCAGATTCAATGGTCATGTTGTAGTATAAGCTGCATAGCATAGTCCCAGATGTTTATGAGTACTAATGTGTACTGCTTCTATTTAAATTGTAGTAGATATGAACATagggataaaaaaagaagatggggtGCAA contains:
- the LOC128484004 gene encoding DC-STAMP domain-containing protein 2-like encodes the protein MGTTLGPWEWMCTCCKTTCGLCRRACPCACSCNCPCSCKCPCKRKCPCDCPCDCPRDCDCPRDCPCDCSRDCLSNLCPEEVKVEEVSAEDYIDEDKKEVRAQLREDNAVKSSLRSCGAFTFGLILTAMYAAIVLFVKNYSLKYCIVSSVVICILLTLGMAFFMKMRVTVFLMLPQLFSIEGKTIVLLVAFSLALQGPAANTLENFRRSSESVSCGVELAMNQTKELLEKVKRPLVSALDILRNIGQRLKGVADRARKFFKTVTDGVKHIGRVLRNVWRFIANIGEVCNEELEVPYLKCRKIFDTARNQCFQVMPFLSFLCYIVDAFKPLCGLAKTATILCLLPKYLQKYVRKHVKNPIINMLRNIKDKFEFNVTVIHDFDINLNSSKSIKQVAVGIMSEVQSTLNPYLDVLSMFSYSMTFVCLFIYIMAARYQRKYLYEDNHDNIYITRSFIELDVMRAKQGRRTLLPLSAREAYNFILPGSLYLTKRERKGYSFDIINVFRNVLVVAFMMVMDFIIYWVLDMVYYLLQADVVARAPVTFSVLINGSGYASEIFSNVVSAFDILQRGNLTVLSKKCLVAPSAPDFKGYILIGSMYGLCFLIAIFGVYIRRLQRVICAYYYPSREQERICFLYNNLITKRTNIEDSLIRSVRMNAEDGGHSSFLQVLAAKLPGCRWFAQLLGTNEQYCMACAKTITGSEGQDCVACITPGCKGMYCRGCFEILNNICTICMAPLAYSEAIEEEVDSSDEEQVHLWIDAMKTIKAEEKGKRKKLKEVVKDRLKQVLRSQGSRAALGEKLLEKYKEEVRGREEDESSGISEVESSEDSEDTDFEYQNSTEDTDSSDSEDHTTPPFTKWTEARRKRDLVTPARQRPPRRRGRRAVKNGGGN